The Branchiostoma floridae strain S238N-H82 chromosome 18, Bfl_VNyyK, whole genome shotgun sequence DNA window ACGCtagtgaaaaaccttacaaatgtgacatctGTGGGTACGTCACAGTGcaaatgtcaaatttgaaacacTTTGCCGAGAGgtcctacaaatgtgacactTTCGGTAATGTCACTTCGCGAATGTCTGATTTAAAGACACACTATGACCTCAAAACTGTAAAGTGTGAAGATGTGTGTCCATATATGCAGCTTCGAGAATGTTTGATTCACTGCTGTCAGCTTGTCATGATATGATGTCACTGTAGTTACAGTACCCAATAGGCTATTCGTCAATTGTACAACAGATTTTTAGAGACTTAGTAACATAGGCATTTGTAGATTTGACAATTCTCACAATGCTATGATATGCAAATGCTTAAAAGCCTgtatgttacgccgaagggtgatTATTCATtaattataccggctatatattaAATACGTATGTTATCCCATATTGTTTACATTGTAGAATTCTGAAGTTTGTTGTAGAACATGCGAAAgcctttgtacattttgttgtgtcataaaaatacatgtttaCTTGTTTGGATAATGGCTTTGATCCAACAGTTTGTAATTTATGGAATGAATGAAACGAATGCGACTCATTTATAATGTCCTTTTGCCGAAGATTAAGAAAAATTGACAATTAAAGGTTATCATATACTACACTTTGTGATTGTGATTTGTTTATCATATCAGAAGCAGGGTAAATAGTTCATTTCATGTATGCGAACTTCaatgtgtattttttgtgacaTACTGCACTTAACCGCTGGGGGCGCTGTAAACCCAGTGCGTCTCGTGAAAGTTGCTAAGCACTGGAGGACCCGAAAAAGCTACCCCGGTCTTTATCTACTTCAAGGTATTTCCATAAAACATCCATTCATCCACACGGCGGGTGTCACGGAGGTTGATAAGTACTTGAGggtctttgtattttttcaaggcctacccacataccaaatgtcatcgcAAAGCCACCCATTCacgcaaacagacagacaaacacacacacacacacacaccccacacacatacacacacacacacacacacacagtgacagacacacacaaacaatacgcactctctctctctctctctctctgatacCGGtaccccccctcacatgtagcgaaaatcgatcggacgacgggTCTGCAACCTccaaattacaaggaggcatgaccctgtcGGGAAGGGGGGGAACGCTACAATTTCTTCGtgggcatcagggtcatacacacacacacacacacacacacacacacacacacactcactcacacacgtacacacgtacacacaaacacacacatacacacatacacacacgtacacacacacacaaacacacaaaaatacacacatacacacacgtacacacacacacaaacacacaaaaatacacacatacatacatacacacacaaacacacacacaaacacacacaatcacactcagacacacatacagacatttGAGATTTGAAAAAATGGCGGCACTGGTCTGACCTTAGATCTACGTCACCTGTGGCTTTTCGAGTCAGGGATTACTAGTAATACTACAGCGCCTCCGGATGTTAACACGACAAGTTAGACCGGTTTTGCGCGACCTCACTATTATAGTTGTTTGTCTCATGAAAGTGCATCGCCATAGACGGAAGTGACAAATCTACACTTCAAAACGGTAAGGTAAGATCTTCAACGCTGTCGTCCATATTGTCTTAAAGTTTGGAGAATGCTTACTGTACAGATTATAAATCTTAAAGGAGTGAAGGAAAGTATTCTGTCACCGTTAAACGAGCCTGAAAAGCTGGACAAAGAAAGTTCTTATACGTAGTCATTATCTTGTTTTAGAAAGCATGTAGACTGGGTGCCATTGTATATCCTCTGGTGGCTCTCACGATTACATTTTCTTCACGAAGCGGTAGAAAATAAGATGGCTGTAGAAGCTAAAAAGCATGTAGTGATTGCTATCAATACTGTGTAACAGGGACTAGGAGGGGTCCAATAAATTAAAGAATATCCCTAACCCATTTTTTGCTATTGTAGAAGACTGAACCTGCACATGTAACAATCTGCATATCTTTATAAGCCACATGCTTATTgtcaactctgaaatccgatcagtttttatgttttcgTTGCTGATGTGTAGTGAGGTATAAGAGGTCGTCAGGGTCATGAGATTTTGCAGTGTGTTGATTAAGTTTCTGTAACCTACTTTCCCATTAATATTAAACTAAGATGACTCAGATTTTACACACTTCTTGACCTTTAACAGTTTCAACAGTTTCAGAGTCCAAAGTTTCAACGATATAGTCATCTTGAAATTAAATCGTTcccaaaaaaaatgatgaacaaaaACTTCAATCTCAAGATATTTGTGTATACAATTGTGCCTAATTTCTGTTCATCCTCTTAGAATAAAAAAGCCTGTTATGAAAACACTTGCATTACATttttgactcaccctcgtattcCTTTGTCACAATGTTGTTTAACAATTAGGTGGTGAAAGTCGAAACGACAGAGTCAAGCTGCAGAGTGTAAAGAGGCATTGGAAAAGAACATCACGTCACTCTAATCGGGAAGGAGAACATTCTACAACTACGAGGAAAGCAAGTGCGAAAAGAGCAACATGGGGAGAAAATAAAGAAACGCGTTTGTCCGTTACTGTGAGTATAGAACagaaaatgcagcaaatttgAAAGAAGATCGCATCAGGACTCACACCGGTAAGagaccattgtgactattctgcatcacAAAAGAGTCGCCTGAAGATACTCATCACTTCTACatacaccggtgagagaccatcATGCGTGACGCCAAATTTGAAACGGCACATCATCGCAAAAAAACCTAGAGAGCAGTCATAccagttttaaagaacgcttgcagataggtGTGGCAGGTTGTTCGgcgtaatataaccagctgctgccgcgccgcgtgcctgcggagctggtgtgttacgccggcGGTTATacgggctatatagatacagatacaagtGTGAGGTTACGTTACTACACGAATGTTTGATTTAAAGGAGCACATTGAGAAACGCTGATGAGAAACCGTACAATTGTAACCTGTGTGGTTATAGTACGGTAAGAATGTCCAATTTGAAACGGCACGTGGCAAAACATACTACCGAcaaaccatacaaatgtgacattttcGAGTACGGTGCAACACAACTGACAACTTTGAAAAGGCACGTTTTGGACAAACACACTGCACAGAAGTCCTACAAATGTGAAGTTTGTGCGTATGTTACTTCGCGAATGTTTGCTTTAAAAAGGCATAGCGCTatacacaccggtgagaaaccttacaaatgcgATATTTGTGGGTTCAGTTCAGCACACATGGCAAATTTGAATCACCACATTAGGGCCAAACACTCTAACGataaaccttacaaatgtgatgtCTGTGGGTACGGTGCAACACAACGGTCAAATTTGAAAAGGCACATTATGGACAAACACAGAGAGAAGTCCTATAGATGTGAACATTGTGGCTATGCTACTTCACGAAAGCTTGATTTAAAAAGGCATATTACcacacacaccggtgagaaaccttacaaatgtgatatTTGTGGGTTCAGTTCAGCATACATGGCAAATTTGAAACAGCACATCATTGCCAAACACACTAACGATAAGCCTTACAAATGTGTTGTCTGTGGGTACGGTGCAACAAAACGGTCAACATTGAAAATGCACATTATGGACAAACACAGAGAGAAGTCCTACAAATGTGAACATTGTGATTATGCTACTTCAAGAATGCTTGATTTAAAAAGGCATAttgccaaacacaccggtgagaaaacTTACAAATGTGATATTTGTGGGCACGGTGCAGTACGAATGTCAAATTTGAGACAACACATCATtaccaaacacactggtgagagaccttacaaatgtgacatctGTGAGCACGGTGCAGTAGGaatgtcaaatttgaaacaacACATCATcgccaaacacaccggtgagagaccttacaaatgtgatatTTGTGGATATTGTACAGCGCGAGCGTCACATTTGAAACgtcacatggctaaacacaccggtgagagaccttacaaatgtgacagtTGTGGGTACTTTGCAGCTCGAATGTCAGATTTGAAACAGCACATCAttgccaaacacaccggtgagagaccatacaaatgtgacatCTGTGGGCACGGTGCAGTACGAATGTCAACTTTGAAGcggcacatggctaaacacaccggtgagagaccttacaaatgtgacagtTGTGGGTACGGTGCAGCTCGAATGTCAACTTTGAAACAGCACATCATTgcgaaacacaccggtgagagaccttacaaTTGTAATATTTGTGGGTACCGTGCAGCGCGAATGTCAACTTTGAAACGGcatatggctaaacacaccggtgagagaccttacaaatgtgacagtTGTGGGTACGGTGCAGCTCGAATGTCAACTTTGAAACAGCACATCATTgcgaaacacaccggtgagagaccttacaaatgtgatatCTGTGGGTACTGTGCAGCACATATATCAAATTTAAAACgccacatggctaaacacaccagCGAGAAAAGttagaaatgtgacatttgtgggTACGGTTTAGTACAAAAGTCAAATTGAAACGGCTGCTGTGACATGGGCAAATACAATCTAAAAGAGAAGTACTACAATTGTGAAGTTTGCGGTTATTCTACTTCCCGAATGTCTGATTTAAAGAAACACATCGCTAGACAAACCAGTGAGCTACAGCAAATTGTCAAGTGTGTGGCTATGCGACTTTGCAAATGTTTGATTTAATGATGCCCACTGTTCATGAAAGACTCTACATGTGGATATGATACCTTACGTTGTAATAGGCTATTCACCTTTTTCTAAATGTCTCTCAATGCAATGATAGGCAAATACATAAAAGGTAGCTTTTTATTAGAAAAGATACTGATTATATCAAGATGCATGTATTAGATATTCCtgtatatattgtttagttTTTAGAATTTTGACATTTGTAGTAGACCATGCGAAAGCCTTTGTCCCTTTTGTTTTAAGAAGAAACTTTTTAAAATACATCTTCATTTGATTGTGGAATTGGTGTGGTCTAAAAATTGTATGTAACTTATGGAATGAATGTATAAGGAATACTACTTAAAATGATCATCACCAACATCATGAATGTAAGGGATACTACTTATAATGATAATTCACGATGATCtgaaatcaatgaaaatatgctgatatatcaaagaatttGACATAATAATTAATCCTTGTGATTTTATCCTATCAAGACATgggtaaacatttcatttcaatgaGGTATGTTTACTTCAATGcagatttgaaaaacaaaatcacaaactaCTCTTAACCGGCAGAGGGCGCTGTAAACCTGGCGCGTGTCACGGAGGTTTGTCACGGAGGTTGATAAGTCCTTGAGGGCCCCAAAAGCGACCTTcgtctttgtattttttcaaggcctaaccacataccaaatgttatCGCAAAGCAAcccattcacacacacacacacacacacacacacacacacacacacacacacacacacacacaggtagtAGTATCAGGGGTAACAGCATATTNNNNNNNNNNNNNNNNNNNNNNNNNNNNNNNNNNNNNNNNNNNNNNNNNNNNNNNNNNNNNNNNNNNNNNNNNNNNNNNNNNNNNNNNNNNNNNNNNNNNNNNNNNNNNNNNNNNNNNNNNNNNNNNNNNNNNNNNNNCCTCAATAAAGTGCATATTTATAGACTCCGTGACAGATCAGCACATTAAGGTAAGATCTCCAACGTTGTCGTCCGTCCATACTGTCTCAAATGAAGGTGTATGTGTAATGCACAGATTCTAGATCTTAAATGAAGGGAAGAATGAAGTACATCGTTAAAAGGGTTTAAAAAGGTAGACAAAGAAAGTTCTTGTGTATACGTAGTCATTATTTTGTTATAGAAAGCATGTAGACTGGGTGCCATCGTATATCCTCCCGGGGCGCTGTAGAAAATAAGAGGCAGCACTACTGTCAGTAGAAGCGAAGCTAGAAAGCATGTGCCGATGACTGTCAATCCTTTGTAAGGCTTAGGTATACCCCAATGGAGAATAGGGGTCCTGCCGGGCAGTActagttcacgggctgttttgtGGTACTGTAAATTTTGGGCGTAATCCCTATGTGTCTAATGGGACCTTGAGGCTCCCGTTGTATTATTGGGAGCGGCCAGGCACTGGGAAGACTTCGAGCAGAAATTAAGATGAACACGTACGGGGCCCGGTAACAAATTGACGCCGAAATCTACCAATGAGGAACACCGGGGGATTAGTCAAAGTCAAGTTGTCGATACAATCACATTttgggattaaaaaaaaaaaaaactagaactGGAACACTCTCTGGAGTACAATATAGCTTTAAGCCTAAGGCTAACGTAACATTTCCAAATAGGGGCCCCACTGGACTGTTTGTAAAAACGAAGAATAGACATGTATACGTAGAACATGTACACCAATAATATTAATGCCGACGACTTTTCTCTgaacgtcttgtgtagtttggtatcttttatattatacttttcgttcccgtaagctgcccggccaggccccggtttggaaatgtgacgtagacctAACTAGGTGTACATCTTCTATTCTATCTAGATTACAGTATC harbors:
- the LOC118405871 gene encoding zinc finger protein 227-like, translated to MSNLKRHVAKHTTDKPYKCDIFEYGATQLTTLKRHVLDKHTAQKSYKCEVCAYVTSRMFALKRHSAIHTGEKPYKCDICGFSSAHMANLNHHIRAKHSNDKPYKCDVCGYGATQRSNLKRHIMDKHREKSYRCEHCGYATSRKLDLKRHITTHTGEKPYKCDICGFSSAYMANLKQHIIAKHTNDKPYKCVVCGYGATKRSTLKMHIMDKHREKSYKCEHCDYATSRMLDLKRHIAKHTGEKTYKCDICGHGAVRMSNLRQHIITKHTGERPYKCDICEHGAVGMSNLKQHIIAKHTGERPYKCDICGYCTARASHLKRHMAKHTGERPYKCDSCGYFAARMSDLKQHIIAKHTGERPYKCDICGHGAVRMSTLKRHMAKHTGERPYKCDSCGYGAARMSTLKQHIIAKHTGERPYNCNICGYRAARMSTLKRHMAKHTGERPYKCDSCGYGAARMSTLKQHIIAKHTGERPYKCDICGYCAAHISNLKRHMAKHTSEKS